A window of the Streptomyces luomodiensis genome harbors these coding sequences:
- a CDS encoding nitrilase-related carbon-nitrogen hydrolase translates to MANLVRAALVQATWTGDTESMIAKHEEYARQAAAQGAKVIGFQEVFNAPYFCQVQEAEHYRWAESVPDGPTVRRMGELARETGMVIVVPVFEVEQSGFYYNTAAVIDADGRYLGKYRKHHIPQLKGFWEKYYFKPGNLGWPVFDTAVGKVGVYICYDRHFPEGWRALGLAGAQLVYNPSATSRGLSAHLWQLEQPAAAVANEYFIAAINRVGTEEYGDNDFYGTSYFVDPRGQFVGEVASDKEEELIIRDLDFGLIDEVRRQWAFYRDRRPEAYEGLVRP, encoded by the coding sequence ATGGCCAACCTCGTACGTGCCGCTCTCGTCCAGGCCACCTGGACCGGCGATACCGAATCAATGATCGCGAAGCATGAGGAGTACGCCCGGCAGGCGGCCGCGCAGGGCGCCAAGGTGATCGGCTTCCAGGAGGTGTTCAACGCGCCGTACTTCTGCCAGGTGCAGGAGGCGGAGCACTACCGGTGGGCGGAGTCCGTGCCGGACGGGCCGACGGTGCGGCGGATGGGGGAGCTGGCGCGGGAGACCGGCATGGTGATCGTGGTGCCGGTGTTCGAGGTCGAGCAGTCGGGTTTCTACTACAACACCGCGGCAGTGATCGACGCGGACGGCCGGTATCTGGGCAAGTACCGCAAGCACCACATCCCGCAGCTCAAGGGGTTCTGGGAGAAGTACTACTTCAAGCCGGGAAACCTGGGCTGGCCGGTGTTCGACACCGCCGTGGGCAAGGTCGGTGTGTACATCTGCTACGACCGTCACTTCCCCGAGGGCTGGCGCGCACTGGGGCTGGCCGGGGCGCAGCTGGTCTACAACCCCTCGGCCACCTCCCGAGGGCTGTCGGCCCACCTGTGGCAGCTGGAGCAGCCGGCGGCGGCCGTCGCCAATGAGTACTTCATCGCCGCGATCAACCGCGTGGGGACCGAGGAGTACGGGGACAACGACTTCTACGGCACCAGCTACTTCGTCGATCCGCGCGGCCAGTTCGTCGGCGAGGTGGCCAGCGACAAGGAGGAGGAGCTGATCATCCGCGATCTCGACTTCGGCCTGATCGACGAGGTGCGCCGGCAGTGGGCGTTCTACCGGGACCGGCGCCCCGAGGCATACGAGGGGCTGGTGCGGCCGTGA